In Deltaproteobacteria bacterium, the DNA window GCCGTGACGGGCCGCGAGACGCGCGTCGAGGAAGACGCGAACCTCGACGGCCGCGTCGACACCTGGGTCGAGTACGTGGACGGCGCGCCCGCGCGCCAACGGCGCGACACGAATCACGACGGCAGCGCGGACCAGTGGAGTTATTACGACCGCACGGGCAAGCTCGCGCGCCAGGAGCAGGACCTCGACGGCGACGGCTACCGCAACCGCGAGACGCTCTATCGCGAGGGCAAGCTCGCGAAGCAGCGCGACGACCGAGACGGCGACGGGCGCTTCGACCTCGTCACGACCTACGATGCCGAGGAGCGCATCGCGCGCCGCGACGAGGATCGCGACGGCGACGGCAAGATCGACGCGCGCTCCATCTACGAGAAGGGCAAACTCGTGAGGCGCGAAGTCGTGACGGAAGCGCTCGACGACGGCGACGACCTCTCGCAGACGGAGTGGTGATGGCGCAGCGGAGACCGAGCTGATGCCGCGCACGCCGCGCCACGCGTTCTGGATGCTGCTCGGCCTCTACGCCTGGCTCGCGCTCGTCGGCCCGATCGGCGCGCGCTGGGCGTTCGCCGCAGACCCGCAGCTCGCACGCCTGGGGCAGCAGCTGCACGCCTCGGTCAACGACTTCCGCGCCGAGCACCGCCTGATCCGCTTGGAACGGCGCCCAGACCTCGACGCCGTCGCGCGCGCCCACAGCGAAGACATGGTGAAGCGCGGCTTCTTCGCGCACGAGAACCCCGACGGCGATCAGTGGTGGAACCGGCTCGACCGCGCCGGCGTGCGCGACTTCACGCTCGCCGGCGAGAACGTCGCGCAAACCGACGAGGCCGACCCTAACAACGCCGTCCTCACGGGCTGGCAGAACAGCCCCGCCCACCGCGAAAACCTCCTCGCCCGGCCCTTCAACTCGACCGGCATCGGCGTCGCCCGCGCCCCCGACGGCCGGCTCTTCTACACGCAGCTCTACGTGACGTTCCCGCGCTGAGCCGCGACTCGACGCTCTGTTCCTGCCCCGCCGCTAGATGCGCGACTACACCAAGACCCAGAGCAGGAACGCCCCGGTCGCCGCACACACGATCCCCAGCGCCCGCAGCTCGATGCGATACACGCGCTCGTGGCCCTTCGCCCAGCCGGAGAATCCCTGCACGGCTCGGGCCCGCTGCTGCTGAATCGCCGGCGCCCGCACGAGCAGCGCGCCGCCGCCCAGGAACAGCGCGAACGCGAACAGCGCGATGATCGCCTCCGCGAGCGGCACGCGCTCAGAACCGCGCGCGCGTGTGGCGGTCGTCCCAATAGATCTCGACCTCGCGCGCATCGAGATCGATGGTGGGAGGCAGCACGACATAGCCGAGCACCACTTCGCCCTCGCTCAGCTGCCCGAGACGCCCTTGCAGCACGCCGAGCTGGCGGTCGCTCGTCGCGTCGGGCTGATACGTGATGTGCTCCTGCACGAAGGTGAAGTTCGGCCAGAACTCCTGCGCGCGATTCGAGCGCGCGGCGAAGAGCAGGACTTGGGCCGAGAGCGCAGCACCGCGCGCGCCATGCGCGGCGGCCAGGCGCTCCTCGAACGCGCGCGAGCGGGCGAAGGCAACCCGCGAGACGCCCTCGCCGCCCGCGGTTTCGCGTTCGAAGCGCGCCGGTGCGCGTTCCTGCGAGAGCTCGACGATCGCGAACAGGTCGGCGAGATCCTGCTCGCCGAGGCCGAGCTGGAGCGGGCCGACGTCGCGGCGCGGGGCCGCTTCCGCAGGCGCAACCGCCGCGCTCTGAAGCGCGGACGCCGCTGCGCCGGGGGCGGCACCCGAACCCCCGGCGGCTTGCCCGGCGCCCAGCTCGCGAACTTGGCGGGCCTGATCGACCACGTTGTACGGGTTGTTAGGGTCCTGCGCCTCGTTCCAGATCTGCCAGGTGTGCGGCTTCGGCAAGTACGACGGGCGCACCGGCGGCATCTCGCCGGGCTCGACCTGCTTCGCACGCGAGCACGGGATCTGCGACTCGTGCTGCACGATGAAGATCGAGCCGTCGTGACATACACCCGAGATCGACTCGGCATGGGCGGCGGCGCTCGCCGCGAGGGCGAGCCCGAGCGCGCGTAGAAGCTGGGGACCGGCGTTCCGCATGGGCAGCTTTTCCGGTTTGAACGCGGCTCAGTCTACTCGGAATTCGCGAGCAGAATCAATCACTTCCGCGGCTCTTGCGAGCATTTCGCGGAGCTTCGGTGTTTGACTCGCGAGAGCGCGCGTTTGCGCGCGCAGTTGCCTCTTCGCGATGGCGCGCGAACTCGAGCAGCTCCGTCACCTCGCGCGGCCCGAGCCGCCGGACTCCGCCGAGTGGCAGGCGCGCGAGCAGCCCCCATGCGCTCTCTCACGAGTCGCACCACGCGGTGCCCAAGCGCGTCCATCGCGCGGCGAATCTCGCGCTTGCGCCCTTCGCGCAGCACGAGCACCAGCTCGGTCTCGTTGCGCGCTTCGTCGTACGTCGCGGGCGAAACGTGCGCGGGCCGCATCGGCCCGTCGTCGAGCTCGATGCCCGCGCGCAGCCGCGCGAGCCCTTCGCGCTCGAGCTTCCCGCGCACGCGCACGCGGTACTCCTTGTCGACCTCGCGCGAGGGATGGAGCAG includes these proteins:
- a CDS encoding CAP domain-containing protein — encoded protein: MPRTPRHAFWMLLGLYAWLALVGPIGARWAFAADPQLARLGQQLHASVNDFRAEHRLIRLERRPDLDAVARAHSEDMVKRGFFAHENPDGDQWWNRLDRAGVRDFTLAGENVAQTDEADPNNAVLTGWQNSPAHRENLLARPFNSTGIGVARAPDGRLFYTQLYVTFPR